One Brassica oleracea var. oleracea cultivar TO1000 chromosome C7, BOL, whole genome shotgun sequence genomic window carries:
- the LOC106302268 gene encoding G-type lectin S-receptor-like serine/threonine-protein kinase SD2-5, with translation MGSTIFEAKAMRIFFTVFLTCLALFPDPLHAGVANTGSITPGFSGSQMNYINNNGIFLESNNSNFGFGFVTTQDSVTLFTLSIVHQASSRVIWSANRASPVSNSDKLQFEANGNVVLRREQGGGEGPEVWRLDSSGKNVSRIELRDSGNLVVVSGDDGASIWESFDHPTDTLITNQAFKQGMKLTSNPSPSSNVSYTLEIKSGDMVLSVNTSLTPQVYWSMGNERGKIVNKDGVVTSSSLLGNSWRFFDENRSLLWQFVYSDDKDGNATWIAVLGNNGVITFSNLGAGASGADASTKIPNDQCATPEPCGPYYVCSGGKVCGCVSGLSKARSDCKSGIVSPCKKNENNATLSVQLVNAGDKVDYFALGFATPFSKRTSLDRCKEFCNKNCSCLGLFFQNSSGDCFLFDWIGSFRNSGNGGSGFVSYIKVATNDLGGGDDGKHFPYIVIIILVTVFIICVLIFAAFRIHRRKKILFDELEQSSEEDNFLENLSGMPIRFAYKDLQLATNNFSVKLGQGGFGSVYEGTLPDGSRLAVKKLEGIGQGKKEFRAEVSIIGSIHHLHLVRLRGFCVEGTHRLLAYEFLAKGSLERWIFRKKDGDVLLDWDTRFNIALGTAKGLAYLHEDCDARIIHCDIKPENILLDDNFNAKVSDFGLAKLMTREQSHVFTTMRGTRGYLAPEWITSYAISEKSDVYSYGMVLLELIGGRKNYDPSESSEKCHFPSYAFKMMEEGNLLEIVDGEMKNVDLNDERVQRAMRTALWCIQEDMHLRPSMSKVVQMLEGVFPVVQPPSSSNLGSRLYSSSISEESGGGKSSGPTDFYSENDLSAVRLSGPR, from the coding sequence ATGGGTTCCACGATCTTCGAAGCAAAAGCCATGAGAATCTTCTTCACCGTCTTCTTAACATGTCTAGCTCTCTTCCCGGATCCTCTACACGCCGGTGTAGCTAACACCGGGAGCATCACCCCAGGGTTTAGTGGATCTCAGATGAACTACATCAACAACAACGGCATCTTCCTCGAATCCAACAACTCAAACTTTGGTTTCGGTTTCGTAACCACGCAAGATTCCGTCACTCTCTTCACACTCAGCATCGTCCACCAAGCCAGCTCGAGAGTCATCTGGTCAGCGAACAGAGCTTCCCCTGTTTCGAACTCCGACAAGCTCCAATTCGAAGCCAACGGAAACGTAGTGCTCCGTAGAGAACAAGGAGGAGGAGAAGGACCCGAGGTTTGGAGATTGGACAGTTCTGGCAAAAACGTCTCGAGAATCGAGCTTCGCGACTCCGGGAACCTCGTCGTTGTTTCAGGTGATGACGGAGCTTCGATCTGGGAGAGCTTTGATCATCCAACAGATACTCTGATAACGAATCAAGCCTTTAAACAAGGCATGAAGCTCACTAGCAACCCTTCTCCTTCGAGCAACGTGAGTTATACTCTTGAGATCAAATCAGGAGATATGGTTTTATCTGTGAACACCTCGTTGACTCCTCAAGTGTATTGGTCCATGGGGAATGAAAGAGGAAAGATCGTCAACAAAGACGGTGTAGTGACGTCATCGTCTCTGCTCGGGAACTCGTGGAGGTTCTTTGATGAGAACCGGTCTTTGTTATGGCAGTTTGTGTATTCGGATGATAAAGATGGTAACGCTACTTGGATCGCGGTTTTGGGAAACAACGGTGTGATCACTTTTTCGAATCTCGGCGCTGGTGCGTCTGGAGCTGATGCTTCCACTAAAATCCCAAACGATCAGTGCGCAACACCCGAGCCTTGCGGGCCTTACTACGTCTGTTCTGGTGGTAAAGTGTGTGGATGTGTGTCCGGGTTGTCAAAAGCTCGGTCTGATTGCAAATCCGGGATCGTGTCTCCTTGTAAGAAGAATGAAAACAATGCAACATTGTCTGTGCAGCTTGTGAATGCTGGAGATAAAGTTGACTACTTCGCTCTAGGTTTTGCTACACCCTTCTCCAAGAGAACTAGTCTTGATAGGTGTAAAGAGTTTTGCAACAAGAACTGCTCGTGCCTCGGTCTTTTCTTCCAGAACAGTTCTGGTGACTGCTTCTTGTTTGATTGGATTGGTAGCTTTAGAAACTCTGGAAATGGAGGATCTGGCTTCGTCTCTTACATCAAGGTGGCTACTAATGATTTGGGAGGTGGAGATGATGGGAAACACTTTCCTTATATAGTAATTATTATCTTGGTGACGGTTTTCATCATCTGTGTGTTGATCTTTGCGGCTTTCCGGATTCATAGGAGAAAGAAAATTCTTTTTGATGAGTTAGAACAGAGTTCAGAGGAGGATAACTTCTTGGAGAATCTTTCAGGAATGCCTATCCGGTTCGCTTATAAAGATCTTCAGTTAGCGACGAATAACTTCTCCGTCAAGTTAGGTCAAGGAGGGTTTGGTTCGGTCTATGAAGGGACTTTACCTGATGGTTCTCGTTTAGCTGTTAAGAAGCTTGAAGGAATAGGTCAAGGAAAGAAAGAGTTCAGAGCCGAGGTTAGTATCATCGGAAGCATTCACCATCTACATTTGGTGCGGCTCAGAGGTTTTTGCGTGGAAGGCACGCATAGACTTCTCGCCTATGAGTTCTTAGCTAAAGGCTCGTTAGAGAGATGGATATTCAGGAAAAAAGATGGAGATGTTCTGTTGGATTGGGACACAAGGTTCAATATAGCGTTAGGAACAGCGAAAGGTTTAGCTTATCTACATGAAGATTGCGACGCAAGAATCATCCATTGTGATATTAAACCTGAGAACATCTTGTTGGATGATAACTTCAACGCCAAGGTATCTGATTTCGGACTAGCTAAGCTCATGACACGCGAGCAAAGCCATGTCTTCACGACCATGCGTGGGACAAGAGGCTATCTAGCTCCAGAGTGGATCACAAGCTACGCGATCTCGGAGAAGAGCGATGTTTATAGCTACGGGATGGTGTTGCTAGAGCTGATAGGAGGAAGAAAGAACTATGATCCATCAGAGTCGTCTGAGAAGTGTCATTTTCCTTCTTATGCTTTCAAGATGATGGAAGAAGGGAATCTTTTGGAGATTGTTGATGGGGAGATGAAGAACGTTGATTTGAACGATGAGAGAGTTCAAAGGGCGATGAGAACTGCGCTTTGGTGTATACAAGAGGATATGCATTTGAGACCGTCGATGAGTAAAGTTGTTCAAATGCTTGAAGGTGTTTTCCCGGTGGTGCAGCCTCCGTCTTCTTCAAATTTGGGCTCGAGGCTCTACTCGAGTTCGATCAGCGAGGAAAGCGGTGGTGGTAAGTCGTCTGGACCGACGGATTTTTACAGTGAGAATGATCTATCTGCGGTGAGACTTTCCGGTCCGAGATAG
- the LOC106303893 gene encoding putative L-ascorbate peroxidase 6 produces MTTTTASLFSRCHSSSLNFKCELESPAKTRLFSPATGKHVVRSLKAWRVRCSSDDPGSRHVYVSSRRNMVVMLSTVQLLSHLLPPDGKAADMYPLMKDEIRRVVTKGKAAGVLRLVFHDAGTFELDDNTGGINGSIVYELERPENGGLKRSLKVLEKAKIKVDEVQPVSWADMIAVGGSEAVSMCGGPTIPVVLGRLDSMQPDPEDKLPPESLNASGLKECFQRKGFSTQELVALSGAHTIGSKGFGDPFTFDNAYYKILLEKPWRSTTSKMTSMVGLPSDHALVEDDECLRWVKEYAEDQDKFFRDFTNAYIKLVNSGAKWKTL; encoded by the exons ATGACGACGACGACTGCGTCTCTGTTTTCACGGTGCCACTCTTCTTCTTTAAACTTCAAATGCGAACTCGAATCTCCCGCGAAAACACGACTCTTCTCTCCTGCGACAGGGAAACACGTTGTCAGATCGTTAAAAGCATGGCGTGTCCGTTGCTCCTCCGATGATCCTG GTTCGCGTCATGTATACGTCTCCAGTAGAAGAAACATGGTTGTAATGTTGTCCACTGTACAGCTTCTGTCTCATTTGCTTCCGCCAGATGGAAAAGCAGCTGA CATGTATCCACTGATGAAAGATGAGATAAGGAGAGTGGTGACGAAGGGTAAAGCTGCTGGTGTGCTTCGTTTAGTGTTTCATGATGCTGGAACCTTTGAACTCGATGATAACACAG GTGGCATCAATGGGTCTATTGTTTATGAACTAGAGAGACCTGAAAACGGAGGTTTGAAGAGATCCCTTAAG GTTCTAGAGAAAGCAAAGATTAAGGTTGATGAGGTACAACCAG TGTCTTGGGCGGATATGATCGCTGTCGGTGGCTCTGAAGCAGTCTCAATGTGCGGCGGCCCAACGATTCCAGTGGTCTTAGGAAGACTTGATTCAAT GCAACCTGATCCAGAAGACAAGTTACCTCCAGAATCCCTCAATGCCTCGGGTTTAAAAGAATGTTTCCAAAGAAAAGGATTCTC GACCCAAGAACTCGTTGCCTTGTCTGGTGCACATACGATTGGGAGTAAAGGCTTTGGAGATCCATTTACTTTTGACAATGCATACTACAAAATCCTTCTTGAAAAACCTTGGAGATCTACTACAT CCAAAATGACGAGTATGGTTGGGCTTCCTTCGGATCATGCCCTCGTGGAGGATGATGAGTGCTTAAG GTGGGTGAAAGAGTATGCGGAAGACCAAGACAAGTTCTTCAGAGACTTCACCAATGCTTATATCAAACTAGTTAACTCTGGTGCCAAATGGAAAACATTATGA